One Paraburkholderia aromaticivorans genomic region harbors:
- a CDS encoding metallophosphoesterase, whose translation MKIRVLSDLHLENDEPELIPHAQADLIVLAGDIHNHAAGPRWAAQTFDGAVPVVYVPGNHEYYDGEFSALDAALYDAAAQVDNVHVLNNAALVDPQGRWRVLGTTLWTDFALYGNDPDTLADSIEASRKVMLDFRGLIQMNWPHDTHDATRDFTPDDSLALHRQARAWLEGELARPFGGKTIVVTHHAPHRLSLAERYAEDLVSAGFVNHLPDLVGPPVALWIHGHTHTPFDYSVNGTRVVCNPRGYLDRRTGLLENPLFAWDKVVEI comes from the coding sequence GTGAAGATTCGAGTGCTGTCCGATCTGCATCTGGAGAACGACGAGCCCGAGCTGATCCCGCATGCGCAGGCGGATCTGATCGTGCTGGCCGGCGACATCCACAATCACGCGGCCGGACCGCGCTGGGCCGCGCAGACTTTCGACGGCGCCGTGCCGGTGGTCTACGTGCCCGGCAATCACGAGTACTACGACGGCGAGTTCAGCGCGCTTGACGCCGCGCTCTACGACGCGGCCGCGCAGGTCGACAACGTGCACGTGCTGAACAACGCTGCGCTGGTCGACCCGCAAGGCCGGTGGCGCGTGCTCGGCACGACCTTGTGGACCGACTTCGCGTTGTACGGAAACGACCCGGACACGCTCGCCGATTCGATCGAGGCGTCGCGCAAGGTGATGCTCGATTTCCGCGGGCTGATCCAGATGAACTGGCCGCACGACACCCACGACGCAACGCGCGACTTCACGCCCGACGACTCGCTCGCGCTGCACCGGCAAGCGCGCGCCTGGCTCGAAGGCGAACTCGCCAGGCCGTTTGGCGGCAAGACGATCGTCGTCACGCATCACGCGCCGCATCGGTTGAGTCTGGCCGAGCGCTATGCGGAAGACCTCGTGTCGGCGGGCTTCGTCAATCACTTGCCGGACCTCGTCGGCCCGCCTGTCGCGCTGTGGATTCATGGGCATACGCATACGCCGTTCGACTACAGCGTGAACGGCACGCGTGTGGTCTGCAATCCGCGCGGCTATCTCGACCGGCGCACTGGCCTGCTGGAAAATCCGCTTTTTGCGTGGGATAAGGTCGTCGAGATTTAG
- a CDS encoding DUF1656 domain-containing protein, which translates to MPRDIAVFDAYVPAIVLLFIAGAALTWVLDRVIAYTGVYRVVWHPSLFRASLLVCVCGVLGLAVYR; encoded by the coding sequence ATGCCACGTGATATCGCCGTTTTCGACGCCTACGTGCCGGCCATCGTGCTGCTGTTCATCGCGGGCGCCGCGCTTACCTGGGTGTTGGACCGCGTGATCGCCTATACGGGCGTGTATCGCGTGGTGTGGCATCCGTCCTTGTTCCGGGCCAGCTTGCTCGTGTGTGTGTGCGGCGTGCTGGGTCTCGCCGTTTATCGTTGA
- a CDS encoding efflux RND transporter periplasmic adaptor subunit produces the protein MTIRNIVGFVATAIIFIVAILIGRVLWVHYMDEPWTRDGRVRAEIVNVAPDVSGAVVDLPVKDNQLVKKGDLLMQIDPSHYEIAVEQAQAAVAARKAELQMKRDDAQRRADMDALVVSKESRENATHTASAAEASYQQALATLDAAKLNLERTRVVSPVDGYVTNLSVFRGDYATAGAAKLAIVDSHSFWVYGYFEETKLPHVRVGDKAEVRLMSGGILQGHVESISRGIYDRDNPESRELLADVNPTFNWVRLAQRVPVRVRIDSVPDGVVLAAGITCTVVVMPAVGKAG, from the coding sequence ATGACCATCCGAAATATTGTGGGCTTCGTCGCGACAGCCATTATTTTTATCGTCGCGATTTTGATTGGACGCGTGCTGTGGGTTCATTACATGGACGAACCGTGGACGCGTGATGGGCGCGTGCGCGCCGAGATCGTCAATGTCGCGCCGGATGTTTCTGGCGCGGTTGTGGATCTGCCTGTGAAGGACAATCAACTGGTGAAGAAAGGCGATCTGTTGATGCAGATCGATCCTTCGCACTATGAGATTGCGGTTGAGCAGGCGCAGGCTGCGGTGGCGGCGCGAAAGGCCGAGTTGCAGATGAAGCGGGATGATGCGCAGCGGCGTGCGGATATGGATGCTTTGGTCGTGTCTAAAGAGAGTCGTGAGAATGCGACTCATACGGCTTCGGCTGCGGAGGCTTCTTATCAGCAGGCTTTGGCTACTTTGGATGCGGCTAAGTTGAATCTTGAGCGGACGCGGGTCGTGTCGCCGGTTGATGGGTATGTCACTAATCTCAGTGTGTTTCGTGGGGATTATGCGACCGCTGGGGCGGCCAAGCTGGCGATTGTCGATAGTCACTCTTTCTGGGTGTATGGGTATTTTGAGGAGACTAAGCTTCCTCATGTTCGGGTCGGGGATAAGGCTGAAGTTCGGTTGATGAGCGGTGGCATCTTGCAAGGGCACGTCGAGAGTATTTCTCGTGGGATCTATGATCGGGATAATCCTGAAAGCCGTGAGTTGCTGGCTGATGTGAATCCGACTTTTAATTGGGTTAGGTTGGCGCAGCGCGTTCCTGTGCGGGTTAGGATTGATTCCGTGCCGGATGGAGTTGTGCTTGCTGCTGGGATTACTTGTACTGTTGTTGTTATGCCTGCAGTTGGGAAGGCTGGCTGA
- a CDS encoding SOS response-associated peptidase, whose amino-acid sequence MCGRISQYRDPHFYAEHLGLADPLMLFDAADRRPGYNLAPGTHPLAIYPDQTVHAVRWGYCPDWAREQHLPQTINARADAAPNGRYFKDLWKTGRVLVPADGWFEWRTETAPVTTIADSKDRLDEPPGRQPYFVHLKSDAPMYLAALSSVRGTEPQTEGMGMVIVTAIADAGLVDVHDRRPLAFAPDAARRWLDPTLPLDELEQLTRSAGLAAGRFRWHRVSREVDRTLNDEPGLIAAMN is encoded by the coding sequence ATGTGTGGTCGAATCAGCCAGTACCGCGATCCGCATTTCTACGCCGAGCACCTCGGTCTCGCCGATCCGCTCATGCTCTTCGATGCCGCCGACCGCCGTCCCGGCTACAACCTCGCGCCCGGCACCCACCCGCTCGCCATCTACCCGGATCAAACGGTGCACGCGGTCCGCTGGGGTTATTGCCCGGACTGGGCACGCGAACAGCATCTGCCGCAGACGATCAATGCGCGCGCCGACGCCGCGCCGAACGGGCGCTACTTCAAGGACCTGTGGAAAACCGGACGGGTATTGGTGCCGGCGGACGGCTGGTTCGAGTGGCGCACGGAAACCGCGCCCGTGACCACCATCGCGGATAGCAAAGACAGACTAGACGAGCCGCCAGGCCGCCAACCCTACTTCGTGCATCTGAAGAGCGACGCGCCCATGTATCTCGCAGCGCTCTCGAGCGTGCGCGGCACCGAACCGCAAACGGAAGGCATGGGGATGGTGATCGTGACGGCCATCGCCGACGCGGGTCTCGTCGACGTGCACGACCGCCGTCCGCTGGCATTCGCGCCGGACGCGGCGCGCCGCTGGCTGGACCCGACGCTCCCGCTCGACGAACTCGAGCAGTTGACGCGCAGCGCAGGCTTAGCCGCCGGGCGCTTTCGCTGGCATCGGGTGAGCCGCGAAGTGGACCGCACGCTCAACGACGAGCCGGGTCTGATCGCAGCAATGAACTGA
- a CDS encoding methyl-accepting chemotaxis protein, whose translation MKAVSLGSQTGTGFVSEGEAAGKPPRGQSSRSRAVKLKGLSVKAMLRLAFAVLLVGTLLIGVFSLTQISRLNASTQSIYDQGHVASRAAEEARGHMLRASRAQKMLLTATTAKERDELGTDIEAGLTGLAAQLGTLQQYVDTSDAKAVDQQKKFAAAVTLWSGHLRDFVTLVKAQPLDLSQMNWQVGTQDVSLLVETGKLEKMVDELVAQRGTAAKATIEASGFIYHSSFVMIAVATLGLIVLAFGISEWVVRRLAGQLGGEPAYAKEIASRIAAGDLSVEIALGRKDKSSMLFALHDMQSGLATTVADIASSADAIATASGEISMGNLDLSQRTEQQAMALERTASSMEQLTSTVRQNADNAKQASTLANNASEIAEKGGAVVSRVVATMNAINDSARSIGDIIGVIEGIAFQTNILALNAAVEAARAGEEGRGFSVVAAEVRNLAQRSAAAAKEIKGLISTSVERVSNGSTLAQDAGQTMDEVVKAVKRVTDIMGEISAASSEQSAGIEEINLAVTQMDSGTQQNAALVEEATAAARSLDDQARGLKVMVGKFRL comes from the coding sequence ATGAAAGCAGTTTCGCTGGGTAGCCAGACGGGCACGGGGTTCGTTTCGGAGGGAGAAGCGGCGGGCAAGCCGCCGCGTGGCCAGAGCAGCCGTTCGCGGGCGGTGAAGCTCAAGGGTTTGTCGGTGAAGGCGATGTTGCGCCTCGCGTTTGCCGTGCTGCTGGTCGGCACGCTGCTGATTGGCGTGTTTTCGCTGACCCAGATCAGCCGTCTGAATGCGTCCACCCAATCGATCTACGATCAGGGGCACGTCGCCAGCCGTGCCGCCGAAGAAGCGCGCGGCCACATGCTGCGCGCGAGCCGCGCGCAAAAAATGCTGCTCACCGCCACCACCGCGAAAGAGCGCGACGAACTCGGCACCGACATCGAGGCGGGCCTGACCGGTCTCGCCGCGCAACTCGGCACGCTGCAACAGTACGTCGACACGTCCGACGCGAAGGCCGTCGATCAGCAGAAGAAATTCGCCGCCGCCGTGACGCTGTGGAGCGGGCATCTGCGCGACTTCGTGACGCTCGTGAAAGCGCAGCCGCTCGATCTCTCGCAGATGAACTGGCAGGTCGGCACGCAGGACGTGTCGCTGCTGGTCGAAACCGGCAAACTCGAAAAAATGGTCGACGAACTCGTCGCGCAGCGCGGCACGGCGGCCAAGGCGACCATCGAGGCGTCGGGCTTTATTTACCACTCGTCGTTCGTGATGATCGCGGTGGCGACGCTCGGGCTGATCGTGCTCGCGTTCGGCATCAGCGAGTGGGTCGTGCGGCGCCTCGCCGGTCAGCTCGGCGGCGAGCCGGCGTATGCGAAGGAAATTGCCAGCCGGATCGCGGCGGGCGATCTGTCGGTCGAGATCGCGCTGGGTCGCAAGGACAAGTCGAGCATGCTGTTCGCGCTGCACGACATGCAAAGCGGGCTCGCAACGACGGTTGCTGACATAGCGTCGAGCGCTGACGCGATTGCGACGGCGTCGGGTGAGATTTCGATGGGCAATCTGGACCTGTCGCAGCGCACCGAGCAGCAGGCGATGGCGCTCGAGCGTACCGCGAGCAGCATGGAGCAGTTGACGTCGACGGTTCGTCAGAACGCCGACAACGCGAAGCAGGCGAGTACGCTGGCTAACAACGCGTCGGAGATCGCGGAGAAGGGCGGCGCCGTAGTGAGCCGCGTGGTCGCGACGATGAACGCTATCAACGATAGCGCGCGCAGTATTGGCGACATCATTGGCGTGATCGAAGGGATTGCGTTTCAGACCAATATTCTTGCTTTGAATGCGGCGGTCGAGGCTGCGCGAGCCGGCGAGGAAGGGCGCGGATTCTCGGTGGTGGCCGCGGAAGTGCGCAATCTGGCACAACGCAGTGCCGCTGCCGCGAAAGAGATCAAGGGGTTGATCAGCACGTCGGTGGAGCGCGTGAGCAACGGCTCGACCCTGGCTCAGGACGCCGGGCAAACCATGGATGAAGTGGTCAAGGCGGTGAAGCGCGTGACCGACATCATGGGGGAGATTTCGGCGGCTTCTTCCGAGCAGAGTGCCGGGATCGAGGAGATCAACCTTGCGGTGACGCAGATGGATTCTGGGACGCAGCAGAATGCGGCGTTGGTGGAGGAGGCTACTGCTGCTGCCAGGTCGTTGGATGATCAGGCGCGGGGGTTGAAGGTGATGGTGGGGAAGTTCAGGTTGTGA
- a CDS encoding efflux transporter outer membrane subunit has product MQSPVQKGIAAAAVLTILLTIAGCASTGGVAPQASGIEPASLDAGNAIRAANADAQWPAVDWWRAYNDPQLNQWIEDAQAGNPSLAAAQARVREAMSMAGVARSALSPQVNGSLSIQRQKWADNLYYGPGPLAGEQSWNNTGTLGLSYHLDIWGKDKNAAERALDAAHASSADARAAQLELEGNVVRTYIEMSMNYALLDIAKATLQQQQQIVDLANRRLKGGIGTQLEVSQAETPLPEYERQIDEIEEKIALGRNQLAALAGKGPGAGDSIQRPTLSLNASAGLPSALPADLIGHRPDVVAARWTVAAQARGIDVAKADFYPDINLLASIGGYAAMGPLFQFLKNPSHSWSAGPALSLPILDGGRLRSQLGAASAGYDEAVESYNQSIVGALKDISDQVIRIRSLATQADDADRSVAAARKNYELSREGYRRGLTDYLNVLIAQNQLLRAQEGVAKIQAERLAAHASLVTALGGGLDDPANGPQANETLPAHGKGKAAAGSAVGAVPANAAESSNAGSMPANASASSNAAVRSARSGS; this is encoded by the coding sequence GTGCAGTCTCCGGTACAGAAAGGGATCGCCGCAGCCGCGGTTCTTACGATCCTATTAACAATCGCCGGCTGTGCAAGTACCGGAGGCGTCGCGCCGCAGGCCAGCGGAATCGAGCCCGCTTCACTTGACGCGGGCAACGCGATCCGCGCCGCCAACGCGGACGCCCAATGGCCCGCGGTCGACTGGTGGCGCGCCTATAACGATCCACAACTGAACCAGTGGATCGAAGATGCGCAAGCCGGCAACCCGAGCCTCGCGGCCGCCCAGGCGCGCGTGCGCGAAGCCATGTCGATGGCCGGTGTCGCCCGCTCGGCGTTGTCGCCGCAAGTCAACGGCAGCCTGTCGATCCAGCGCCAGAAGTGGGCCGACAACCTCTACTACGGCCCGGGCCCGCTGGCCGGCGAGCAATCGTGGAACAACACCGGAACGCTCGGCCTGTCCTATCACCTCGATATCTGGGGCAAGGACAAGAACGCCGCCGAGCGCGCGCTCGACGCCGCCCATGCGAGTTCGGCCGATGCGCGCGCCGCCCAGCTCGAACTGGAAGGCAACGTGGTGCGCACGTACATCGAAATGTCGATGAACTACGCGCTGCTCGACATCGCCAAGGCCACCTTGCAGCAACAGCAGCAGATCGTGGATCTGGCCAACCGGCGTCTGAAAGGCGGCATCGGCACGCAGCTCGAAGTGAGCCAGGCCGAAACGCCGCTGCCGGAATACGAACGCCAGATCGACGAAATCGAAGAAAAGATCGCGCTTGGCCGCAATCAGCTGGCCGCGCTGGCCGGCAAGGGTCCGGGCGCGGGCGATTCGATCCAGCGTCCGACTCTTTCGCTGAACGCGTCGGCCGGATTGCCGAGCGCCTTACCCGCGGACCTGATCGGCCATCGGCCGGACGTGGTCGCGGCGCGCTGGACGGTCGCGGCGCAAGCGCGCGGCATCGACGTCGCCAAGGCCGATTTTTATCCGGATATCAACCTGCTGGCGTCGATCGGCGGTTATGCGGCGATGGGGCCGCTGTTCCAGTTTCTGAAGAACCCGTCGCATAGCTGGAGCGCGGGGCCGGCGCTGTCGTTGCCGATCCTCGATGGCGGACGGCTGCGTTCGCAACTCGGCGCGGCGTCGGCGGGCTATGACGAAGCCGTCGAGAGCTATAACCAGTCGATTGTCGGCGCGCTCAAGGACATTTCCGATCAGGTGATCCGGATCCGCTCGCTCGCCACGCAGGCCGACGATGCCGACCGTTCGGTCGCGGCGGCCCGCAAGAACTACGAGTTGTCGCGCGAAGGTTACCGGCGCGGGCTGACCGACTATCTGAACGTGCTGATCGCGCAGAATCAGTTGCTGCGCGCGCAGGAAGGCGTCGCGAAGATTCAGGCCGAACGGCTGGCCGCACATGCGTCGCTGGTCACGGCGTTGGGCGGTGGACTCGACGACCCGGCTAATGGTCCGCAGGCGAACGAGACGCTGCCGGCGCATGGGAAGGGGAAAGCGGCCGCGGGTTCGGCCGTTGGTGCCGTGCCCGCGAACGCGGCGGAGAGTTCGAACGCTGGATCCATGCCCGCGAACGCATCGGCGAGTTCGAACGCCGCTGTCCGGTCGGCCAGGTCAGGGAGCTGA
- a CDS encoding FAD-binding oxidoreductase, with product MTQTAFLAACRDAIGAAQVLTDPHDTAPYLTDWRRRYTGAACAVLCPATPDEVAALVKLAVEHRIALVPQGGNTGLAGGATPDAGGAQAVISLRRLNRVRDIDPHNNTITVEAGVILAEVQKHADEAARLFPLSLAAEGSCTIGGNLATNAGGTGVLRYGNARELCLGLEVVTAQGELWDGLRGLRKDNTGYDLRDLFIGAEGTLGIITAAVLKLHPKPAARVTALAALASPYAALDFLSLTQRIAGPLLTGFELMSDFCLRLVGRHFEQMRYPFAEPHAQVVLLELSDSESEEHARGLFERLMETALENGLVQDAVVAENLSQSRAFWNLREHIPLAQAEEGLNIKHDIAVPVSRVGHFIEETDAAIAQAVPGARMVTFGHLGDGNLHYNVQAPEGVDAKAFLTQYQSPINQIVYDSVHRHRGSISAEHGLGQLKIDEAMRYKQDVEVQLMRAVKRALDPLNLMNPGKVLR from the coding sequence ATGACCCAAACCGCTTTCCTCGCCGCCTGCCGCGACGCCATCGGCGCCGCGCAGGTGCTGACCGATCCGCACGACACCGCCCCGTACCTGACCGACTGGCGCCGCCGCTACACCGGCGCGGCGTGCGCGGTGCTCTGCCCGGCCACGCCTGACGAAGTCGCGGCACTCGTCAAGCTCGCCGTCGAACATCGCATCGCGCTGGTTCCGCAAGGCGGCAACACGGGTCTCGCCGGGGGCGCCACGCCGGACGCAGGCGGCGCGCAGGCGGTCATCAGCTTGCGGCGTCTGAACCGGGTGCGCGACATCGATCCGCACAACAACACGATCACGGTCGAAGCCGGCGTGATTCTCGCCGAAGTGCAGAAGCACGCCGACGAGGCTGCCCGTCTGTTCCCCTTAAGCCTCGCCGCCGAAGGCAGCTGCACGATCGGCGGCAATCTCGCCACCAATGCGGGCGGCACCGGCGTGCTCCGCTACGGCAACGCACGGGAGTTGTGCCTCGGGCTCGAAGTGGTCACGGCGCAAGGCGAACTGTGGGACGGCCTGCGCGGACTGCGCAAGGACAACACCGGCTACGATCTGCGCGACCTGTTCATCGGCGCGGAAGGCACGCTCGGCATCATCACCGCCGCCGTGCTCAAGTTGCATCCGAAACCGGCCGCGCGCGTCACGGCGCTCGCCGCGCTTGCGTCGCCGTATGCCGCGCTCGACTTTTTATCGCTCACGCAGCGCATCGCCGGGCCGCTGTTGACCGGTTTCGAACTGATGTCGGATTTCTGCCTGCGGCTGGTCGGCCGGCATTTCGAGCAGATGCGCTATCCGTTTGCCGAGCCGCACGCGCAAGTCGTGCTGCTCGAACTGTCGGATAGCGAAAGCGAGGAACACGCGCGCGGACTGTTCGAGCGTTTGATGGAAACTGCGCTCGAAAACGGCCTGGTGCAAGACGCGGTGGTCGCGGAAAATCTCAGCCAGTCGCGGGCGTTCTGGAACCTGCGCGAACACATTCCGCTCGCTCAGGCCGAGGAAGGCCTGAACATCAAGCACGACATCGCGGTGCCGGTCTCGCGTGTCGGCCACTTCATCGAGGAAACCGACGCGGCGATCGCGCAGGCCGTGCCGGGCGCGCGCATGGTGACGTTCGGCCATCTCGGCGACGGCAATCTGCACTACAACGTGCAGGCGCCCGAGGGCGTCGACGCGAAAGCGTTCCTCACGCAGTACCAGAGCCCGATCAACCAGATCGTCTACGACAGCGTGCACCGGCATCGCGGCAGCATCAGCGCGGAACACGGGCTCGGCCAGTTGAAGATCGACGAGGCGATGCGCTACAAGCAGGACGTCGAAGTGCAGTTGATGCGCGCCGTCAAACGTGCGCTCGATCCGCTGAATCTGATGAATCCGGGCAAGGTGCTACGCTAG
- a CDS encoding LysR family transcriptional regulator has product MDTLQNMRVFVRVVEAGSFTGAAQHLNTTTAYASRAVSDLEAHLRTRLLNRTTRRIALTEAGERYLQRCEQILAYVDQAEAEASDAHARPSGKLKVHAMTSFGQHYVVPAVGRYQDRYPDVHIELTLAQRMPDLLDEGFDVSLTLATSLPDSGLVSQRLGSAFSIACASPAYLERHGAPQTPADLARHACLQMVTPVFPTDKWTFDGPNGEETIALGATTFQVNVAEAMAVAVSSGMGVGLIPIYSAISGLRSGELVWLLPEYTSQEMNLYALYPSRQYLDAKIRTWVEFLRDELPATLAADQEELREFARA; this is encoded by the coding sequence ATGGATACGCTTCAAAACATGCGCGTATTTGTCCGTGTCGTCGAAGCGGGCAGCTTCACGGGCGCCGCGCAGCATCTGAATACGACCACGGCCTACGCGTCGCGCGCGGTGTCCGATCTGGAAGCGCATCTGCGCACGCGGCTCTTGAACCGCACCACGCGCCGCATCGCGCTGACCGAGGCCGGCGAGCGCTACCTGCAGCGGTGCGAGCAGATCCTCGCGTACGTGGATCAGGCGGAAGCCGAGGCGAGCGACGCCCACGCCCGCCCGTCCGGCAAGCTGAAGGTCCACGCCATGACGAGCTTCGGCCAGCACTATGTGGTGCCGGCCGTCGGCCGCTATCAGGACCGTTATCCGGACGTGCATATCGAATTGACCCTTGCGCAGCGCATGCCCGATCTGCTCGACGAAGGTTTCGACGTGTCGCTTACGCTCGCTACCAGTCTGCCGGATTCGGGGCTGGTGTCGCAGCGGCTCGGCAGCGCGTTCAGCATTGCGTGTGCGTCGCCTGCTTATCTGGAGCGGCACGGCGCGCCGCAAACGCCGGCCGACCTCGCGCGCCATGCGTGTCTGCAAATGGTCACGCCGGTGTTCCCCACCGACAAATGGACTTTCGACGGCCCGAACGGCGAGGAAACCATCGCTCTCGGCGCGACCACCTTCCAGGTGAACGTCGCCGAAGCCATGGCGGTGGCGGTGTCGAGCGGCATGGGCGTCGGGCTGATTCCGATCTACTCGGCAATCAGCGGTTTGCGAAGTGGAGAACTGGTGTGGCTGCTGCCGGAATACACGTCGCAGGAAATGAATCTGTACGCGTTGTATCCGTCCCGGCAGTATCTGGACGCCAAGATCCGCACGTGGGTCGAGTTCCTGCGCGACGAATTGCCCGCCACGCTGGCTGCGGATCAGGAGGAACTGCGCGAGTTCGCGCGCGCTTGA
- a CDS encoding FUSC family protein, which translates to MSASPASASRPASSAKFAALYAAAADWARNDGLTWIYLFKALAACFLALGVAMKLDLPQPRTAMTTVFIVMQPQSGMVFAKSFYRICGTLVGLVVMLALIGLFAQQPELFIVTTAIWVGICTAGAARNRNFRSYGFVLAGYTAALIGIPASQHPDGAFLSALTRVAEVVVGIVCAGAVSGLVFPQFAGLQMRGTVRARFSAFVEYVSTSLAGRNDRARIEATNARFVANIVGFEAARSVAVFEGPDSRMRGGRLARLNSEFMTASTRFHALHQLMNRLRNTNTSGAATAIDALEPYFKEIAPLLAKSGEPVLSAADAAHAAAQLEAYKAELPKRVRATRAQLEAHPEAPLLDFDTGAELLYRFIDDLHAYAATYASLAVDTHERERWIERYEPKTNAIAAGVAGVRAAIVMMVLGAFWIATAWPSGSTLTLNAAAVCALASSSPNPKRTAFQMAGGTLVATLMGMIAVYGVFPHIDGFPLLCVALTPFLLLGVFMTTRPALAGYGVGYCIFFCFLAGPDNVIHYDPSAFMNDALALVLSMLVSSIAFAVLLPPSTPWLRNRLLVDLRRQVVLASRAGMRRVRSRFESGARDLMFQINALAQNEPELKRDTLRWLFSVLEVGNAMIDLRREVAALPADARYAKSMPWRIALRSMRDALATLFERPREDRFDRALAATTDAIATVQQMLATFTPPREERHRLQRILSQLHFIRTALLDPQSPLEPLMSGRADASEGVRHAT; encoded by the coding sequence ATGTCCGCCTCCCCTGCTTCCGCGTCGCGGCCGGCGTCCTCGGCGAAGTTCGCCGCGTTATACGCGGCCGCCGCCGACTGGGCCCGCAACGACGGCCTGACGTGGATCTACCTCTTCAAAGCGCTCGCCGCCTGCTTCCTCGCGCTCGGCGTCGCGATGAAGCTCGACCTGCCGCAGCCGCGCACCGCGATGACCACCGTGTTCATCGTGATGCAGCCGCAAAGCGGCATGGTGTTCGCGAAGAGCTTCTACCGGATCTGCGGCACGCTAGTCGGTCTCGTCGTGATGCTCGCGTTGATCGGCCTATTCGCGCAGCAGCCCGAACTGTTCATCGTCACGACGGCGATCTGGGTCGGCATCTGTACCGCCGGCGCCGCGCGCAACCGCAACTTCCGCTCGTACGGTTTCGTGCTCGCCGGCTATACCGCCGCGCTGATCGGCATCCCCGCTTCGCAACATCCGGACGGCGCGTTTCTGAGCGCGCTCACACGGGTGGCCGAAGTGGTGGTCGGCATCGTCTGCGCGGGCGCGGTGAGCGGCCTCGTATTTCCACAGTTCGCCGGCTTGCAGATGCGCGGCACCGTGCGCGCGCGGTTCTCGGCGTTCGTCGAATATGTGTCGACGTCGCTCGCCGGCCGCAACGACCGCGCGCGGATCGAAGCGACCAATGCGCGCTTTGTCGCCAACATCGTCGGTTTCGAGGCCGCGCGCAGCGTGGCCGTGTTCGAAGGCCCCGATTCGCGCATGCGCGGCGGCCGTCTCGCGCGTCTGAACAGCGAGTTCATGACCGCGTCGACGCGCTTTCACGCGCTGCATCAGTTGATGAACCGCTTGCGCAACACGAACACGAGCGGCGCGGCCACCGCGATCGACGCGCTCGAACCGTACTTCAAGGAAATCGCCCCGCTGCTCGCGAAGTCCGGCGAACCCGTGCTGAGCGCCGCCGACGCCGCGCACGCCGCCGCGCAACTCGAGGCCTACAAAGCCGAGTTGCCCAAACGCGTGCGCGCGACACGGGCGCAACTGGAAGCGCATCCCGAGGCGCCGCTGCTCGACTTCGATACCGGCGCCGAACTGCTGTACCGCTTCATCGACGATCTGCATGCGTATGCGGCCACGTACGCGTCGCTTGCCGTCGATACGCACGAGCGCGAGCGCTGGATCGAGCGTTACGAACCGAAGACGAACGCGATCGCGGCAGGCGTCGCGGGCGTGCGCGCCGCCATCGTGATGATGGTGCTCGGCGCGTTCTGGATCGCGACCGCGTGGCCGAGTGGTTCGACCTTGACGTTGAATGCCGCGGCGGTTTGCGCGCTGGCGTCGTCGTCGCCGAATCCGAAGCGCACCGCGTTCCAGATGGCCGGCGGCACGCTGGTCGCCACGCTGATGGGCATGATCGCGGTGTACGGCGTGTTTCCGCACATCGACGGCTTCCCGCTGCTGTGCGTCGCGCTCACGCCGTTCCTGCTGCTCGGCGTGTTCATGACGACACGGCCCGCGCTGGCCGGCTACGGCGTCGGCTATTGCATCTTCTTCTGTTTCCTGGCCGGCCCGGACAACGTGATTCACTACGACCCGAGCGCCTTCATGAACGACGCGCTCGCGCTCGTGCTGTCGATGCTGGTGTCGTCGATCGCGTTCGCGGTATTGCTGCCGCCTTCGACACCGTGGCTGCGCAACCGGCTGCTGGTGGATCTGCGCCGCCAGGTCGTGCTGGCAAGCCGCGCGGGCATGCGTCGCGTGCGTTCGCGCTTCGAGAGCGGCGCGCGCGATCTGATGTTCCAGATCAATGCGCTCGCGCAGAACGAGCCCGAGCTCAAACGCGACACCTTGCGCTGGCTCTTCTCGGTGCTCGAAGTGGGCAACGCGATGATCGACCTGCGCCGCGAAGTGGCGGCGCTGCCCGCCGACGCGCGCTATGCGAAGTCAATGCCATGGCGCATCGCGTTGCGTTCGATGCGTGACGCGCTGGCCACGCTGTTCGAGCGGCCGCGTGAAGACCGTTTCGACCGCGCGCTGGCCGCGACCACCGATGCCATCGCCACGGTTCAGCAGATGCTCGCCACCTTCACGCCGCCGCGTGAAGAGCGGCATCGGCTGCAACGCATTTTGAGTCAACTGCATTTCATTCGTACCGCGCTGCTCGATCCGCAATCGCCGCTTGAACCGTTGATGAGCGGACGTGCCGACGCGTCAGAAGGAGTTCGTCATGCCACGTGA